A stretch of DNA from Equus asinus isolate D_3611 breed Donkey chromosome 20, EquAss-T2T_v2, whole genome shotgun sequence:
cttcttctcCCTTGAAGTCctaaaccactacccccaacatcctctcttgtctttagttgaagatggtatttaacGTACTGGCTTCCATCATTTATTCAAGTTGtttggttttcctgtgtttttccCATCTAcatatgttattaaacttgtttgattttctcctgttattctgtctcatatcaatttaattcttagactagccagaagaatctacaagagtagaagaaaattccttcctctcctccaacaTCAGTCTTCCTTACAGGAAAATTAGAACTTTCTTAGATTTCACTATACCTTTTTTAGGGATTAATTTTTTagcatgtttttaaatttgtatagaGAAACATCAAAGTTCCTCAGGCATTAATGTCTCTAAAGGGCTTGTTAGCATTTGCTTgtagtgtctgtgtttgtgtatatgtatgtgtgtgtgagcaaaTGTATCTATCAGAGTGAGGAAAGAGTATACGAGGGAAAGTGCCCCGAATTTCTTAGAAATTGGAAAAACAGAACTGCTTTCTTAGAACTATTCATTAAGTCAGTGTCAAGACatcagaagagagaaataaaaaagattttattaaaaatagtgatTTTCAGAAATTTGAGATTTGATCAATTTTACCTAATTAAAGTATAGGGTATGAAAAATAGTTACTATCTATTGACCACCTACTACATGTCATTAACTTACTAGTATCTTTGTATGCATTATTCAATATTCACAGAAGCCTATCAGTTATAAGTTTTGTCtactttttacagatgagacatcTGAGATTCAGGGACTTTACGGCACTTGCCAAGACTATATAAATATTGCAGGAGTCAAGATTCCagtccagacagaaaatcataaTCATAAACAAatatactacacacacacacacacaatcaccaATTGGTTGGAAGAAGAGCTTAAAGCAGAGAAAACAAGAGGCTTGAAGGACAGCATCAATCAAGCAGTTATAAGGAGATGACACAATTGGCCCACTAAGCACCAGGGGCTAATGGCCTAACATGTTAGGGTCTTTTTGGAGATATCCATCAGAAATTAAGACATGAATCTTTCAGATTTCATAATTCTACTCCTTTGCCTCTTATTCCCTGTTCAAGAAGAAATGTAATTGTGGTGTCTCCTACCACGTAGAATGTGCTGGTTAAACTGAGAAGAGAATTTATGCCCACATAATAATTCTATTTCATATTGTAAATGATACCATTATGCACCTATGCCATTGTCTTAGTTAGTGTGAGTCCATTCCTAAGTGAAGGAACCACACTGAGGGATGTGCTGAGGTACAAAAATGGACAGGACACGCCTTCTCTCTGCTTTCACAGTGATCAGGACAATAGACTGCACAAATAATTTCATGCATTAATCTGCTTCAGAAAAGAAATTTAGAGTGCTATGAATAGGAATGATTTGAAAGAGGGGacctaaaataatctaaaattacACTGAGACTTGAAGAATGAATTAGAAATgttcagggaaagagagaagagagcttAATAAATAAGTGTTGGACTTACGAACTCTACttgcagaaatatttttatatcctttCAATTCTAACTCCAACtatctttctatttaatttacttCTTTCCAGTTCTAGTCACTCTCtagataaaaatatcaacatGTGAATCTTAGATAATTCCAGTAGAATCTTAACTGATTTCCCACATTATTCAGTCCTCTTTCAATCCACTTTCcaaattacagaaatatttttaaagtaatatctCATCATATCATTtccatttctattattattatgtcTAAACTTTAATATGGCCCAGAGGACCCTGTGTGATATGACAACTGTCTTTCTTTCAAACTTTATCTTGAGCCATTTCccctttattctttctcttgcaatcataatgatatttcatttccttgaatATGCAAAGTTTGGTCCTTCCTCAGGCCTTTACAAATGCTATTTCCCATGTTTTGGAAGCTTTTCCCCACTCACCTTCCCTTCATCTCACTAGCTCCTTATCTACCAACTATTATCTTAACCTGCCTTGTGGAAGATTCCGTAACCTCCTAGCTTCCTAAATGCTTATATAACATTCTCCCTTGATCTTTTCTTGCACCTTGCAGAGCTGTGATTAAGTGATTTAATGTAAACAATAAGTTATTCATTCCATGCCTCTCTCATACATTAATATGTAAGTTCCATGAAAGATGAGTCTACGTCATTCTTATTCTTTAATATATTCAGGGTATTCAGCACAATGTTTAGCAATAGTAAGCATATAACTAATATTTTTGCCATAATAAACACCATCAACATAACAGCATCAGTATCATTTCCATAAGTTTCTGCTAAATTGGTTAGCATGTTATTTAACGAATCACATATGAAGGTACACATGACATATAGACAGCTATTCAAATGATGCTTTTTTGTCAATGTATCTAGATACCTTTGGGCCCCATAGTACCATCTTGCAGAATGGACAACACTTGGGTCATCAATCAATTGTTCCAAATCTAAACTGTCTTTTATTCTTGGCTAGAATCTTGGTGAAATATCTGATTCACTTTTCCACCTTAATTAATTAATGTGAGCTAGAGAAATTGGTGGCCCTCCAGGCTGTGATAGATGCCTCTTCTCTGGGCTAGCACAGATGTTAATCATGGCATCTTATCTCACTGGATTGTAACTGTTTCCCTTCAGTAATAATATTCAAATCTACTTATTGAGTGTTTTATGTGTTGATCAACTCCATTAATTCATTTGAACCTTACAACAGTCTTATGAAACAGATACTCTTACTATCtatattttacacataaggaaactgagtcacagtgagttaaataatttttacaaaacacaaaacatatAAGTGATAGAACTAGACTTTGAATCTtggtactgtaggggaggaagaactattccctCATCCTCCTAGGTTCTTCTTACtggtaaaagaattaaaatcacataatacagaataacaggaaaaaaatcattcaagaTTAGTAATGCGTATATATGGGAGTAACCCAAGAACATTGAGTAATGCTAAAatagccaaagccaccaccttaaatactaccttcagctaaagagaaaggaggatattgggggcagtggtttgggacttcaaagaggaggaaggtaattcacatggagatggaaaagtaaaTGGTAAACAAATGGTTGCCATGCCTTGCACAGACATTGCGACATGGAGAGCATTTTGATCAAATAGACTTCATTAGGTTCCTCcttgtctaccacacctagttcatgttatacTATAGTTATGTATGGTATTAGCCCCTTCCTGAAACAGattttttatcttatatttgTTTAGGCAGTAGGGgtaaggtcaaagtttcttcttgagtcttttgttcttaaaaataattgagccaaagagatacattttgaggTAGTAAATCCTGCTCCTCTACACCGGTGTCTGAGAATTTCATGGGTGTATGGGGAACACTCCCCTGAcctgcccacacacacaaacagtgaAATTGGTACCAGACTTTTaaggtgcttagcacagtgtaTAGTACAAGAAAGCTTCTCTACCAAGACTGCAGAAAGGAGACGAAACAGCTTTgcatagaaattaaaacatagtATCCAATTTAATAAACATCTTCCTAAATTaaagagcaaaggagaaagaTTCCCAACAAACAAataaggaagacaaagaaaaggaagatacaTGATCCGGGAAATGGGATTCCAACTCAAGAGAGCAGTAGGATGAATTCCTCATTGCCAGCTGAGTAAGAGACCTGGGAAGCAGCTGATCCAGACTGAAGCAAGAGAACAGAGGGCTTCCAGGAGAAGTTACcaagaaaattagaaagcatttaataaaagagTACTGTAATTGAGAGGGTGGACAGTTTTGAGGCAATGATAAACTCAATGGTTTCATTAATCAGCCCAAATTGTATTAGACAGTGGACAGTGGTCATAAATGCTtctatgttttccatttcatactttctctcttctcaaatCACTCACATCTGTTACCCCAACCTCTTACTCCCAGCTGATGACCTTACTTTTATTTCAGAAGAATGCTGATGTGATTTTACAGGAACTCTCAATTCCCAGCACTAACTTTGCCCTTATCTtttgttaaaagacaaactgaggcatattaaaaattttaagagtttattcaAGGAAAAATTGATttgagggaccagcctggtggcatggtggtgaagttcacacacttcactgcagcggtccggggttcacgggtttgggtcccaggtgtggacatgcaccactcgttaggccatactgtggcaatgacccacatgcaatatagtggaagattggcacaaatgttagctcagggtcgatcttcctcaccaaaaaaaaatgaattgggCAACACCCAATCTAGTAGTTAgagaggagctctgaggagctgtaaaaaataagacttttataggcagaaaggAATAGCAACAAGGAAGTTATATTATGAAAAAAAGCACGTGGGCTATTGAaaggttactttcctttagggAATGTCAGAGGTCTATCAGTCAGATTACCTAACTACTGCTGGTCTGGGGATTCCATTTCTGGGGGAGCaaaaactgtaattaagtcttgATTTGGTGATGcggggcttagcataagtgactcgaTTTGGGGTCCgctgtcttgtttttaacacttCTTTCTCCTGTAATATATGCAATAGTGGAAACATCCTTCTTCTCCAAATTTCCTGGCCCTATAGTTGAGATGATTCATAGCCCGGTCCTCATAGATTAAATTCTCACTAATTTCCCACTCGCTCTTTAAGTCTTATAACCCCCTGCCCTTGTTCTGCCACCCATTCTCCTCCTCCAGTGCTCCCTTTCAAGCCCTCATACCtgtgtttgtgttttcaaatCTGCCAGAAATGACTCTTCTCTGTTGTTTCCATCCTCTCCCTTCTGCCTGAGGctcactgtattagttttctattgctgctgtaagaaattatcacaaatttaacagcttaaaacaacaaaagtctCTTAGCTTATAGTTTCTGTTGGTCAGAAATCTAGAAACCTTAAAGGTTTAGGGTCTCTCAAGGCTGATATCAAGGTGATGGCAGGGCTGTGTTTCTTATTGAAGGATCTGGGAAAGATTCTGCTTCAAAGCTCATTTAAGTTGTTGGTTGAATTCAGTTCCTCATCCATGTAGGACTGAAGTTTCCATTTCCTCGCTGGCTGCTAGCTGGGAGCTGGTATTTGCTCCTAATGGCTGCCCACACTATGTCTCatgttttgggggggttttttctTGTGACTCCCTCCAGTATTTGTGGGTCAGCTGCCTCTCGTTCTTCAAAGCTCTCTGactcctctttccttctgccaCGTATTTCTGATTCCAGCCTGAGAAAGTTCTGTGCTTTTAAAAGCTCATGTGAGTAATTGGATTCACCTGGACtaccccaaaaataaaaaatcctaaggTCCATaatcttaattacatcttcaaTTCCCTTTTGCCATGAAACATGCATATTCCTGGGTCTCAAAAATGGACATCTTGGTGGGGTGCATTCTGCTTACCACATTCCCTTGAACAATATTTGCTCTTTCTTTGAGAGTCAGGAGAGATATTACATGCACCTGGAAATCTGCTCTGACTGcctataatttttcaaattcccCTCCTTCGTTCTTTCCTAAAACCTTCCTTATATCTCTTATCATTTCGTTCATTAGGCTATTATGAATGTTTTCTTATGAGTCTCCTGAACTACACTATGAATTGTTAGACTTACTCATTTACACATTCCCATGACTAAAATCATGTCTAATCTTGAATGAATGACTcgatttattattgtttttaatgacataatttatagttacttttgTTGACATGCACCTTTTACCATAGACTTTTAGTGTAGGGATTGTGACCttgtcaaaaatgaaaaaacagtattttttttagaTAGGAAAATTTAAAGAGATAGACTTATGACAAAGGAACAATAAACATAGAATTCAGACACATTCATATGTATAGATCAGGGCTTGGGTGATTCCCCAACCTTTCCCATGACAATCAGTGTGACTGTGGGAAGATCTAGGAGTGTGTTAGGTGATGCACTGAATCCTTTGGTCTGACGTATGTCTGAGTGGGATTCTGGAAAAGCTACTGCATTTTCAGCCTGGTTGGTCTCAGACAAACATAAGGTATCTGAGAGGTTCTTTCTAAACCCAACTTCTTTTACTGTCCTCGCTGATCTGGTTCAAATGTGTATCTCTTGTTACTGATCGCTACTTCTTCCAGCTGTACCTGCTGGTGTTTTCCTAGAAATGAATTGTTCAAACTATTCAGGAATTTATTCTTACTGTGTTGTACACTTAGGTGAATATCTATACCCATTTTTTTACATTCAAGACCCAATGTTTGagatttaaacataaatatctattaagtgcTATCTGGTTGCCAATAGGCCAAATGCCTTTCATGTCTTATGTTGTTTAATCATCCTAATCATTCTATGATATAAGTAGGATTATAAGAAATTCTACAGGTGAAGAAATAAAGCTGTATGTGAATTAGAAACTTTCCCAAGGCAAGTGGTGCTACCTAAACTCAAGCTTAGATCTATCTAGCTCAAAACTTTATCAGCTAATCCTTATTACCTAGGCTATCTCCCTCTTGGAGCTCAAAAAAAACCTGTGAAGAAGGCAGCACAATGCAGTGTCCTCAAGACCTTCTTAAacagggaaaatattttctatactttGACCTAAAGATATACGATGTATGTGGTCAGACACAATGTACCCATGCTTCTTAAAATGCTTAGGGTCAATTTCATGGATAATCCAGGTGAGAATTTCacattttctaataaaatcaATTCCTGAAGTTAACTTATATGTGGTTTAAGCACTCTTCATGGCATTCAGTGTTTCTTGTGAATATTGATCATGCTCACATAAGATAAATTAGAAGACTTAGTTTTAAATATTCTGTCACTAACAAGCTGTATAAATTTGAGgtgtctgtttttcctttctaggCTCTCATAAACTCTTCCATAAGATGAAGggctagaggggctggccccgtggccgagtggttaagttcgcgcgctctgctgcaggcggcccagtgtttcgtcggttcgaatcctgggcgcggacatggcactgctcgtcagaccacgctgaggcagcgtcccacatgccacagctagaggaacccacaacgaagaatacacaactatgtaccggggggctttggggacaaaaaggaaaaaataaaatctttaaaaaaaaaggtgaggggCTAGATACAATattcttgcttccaggtctggtCATTCCTACTCCTGCATTCCTACCCCTGTGAGTGATGAAATACTAAATCAGAGGGGTGTGGATCACTGCAGATGCTCCATATTCCCAGCAGTTCATGAACACCTGAGCTCATACAAGCTCGAGGGACTTCCTGGCTGCAGCCTTATATTGCTCAGGCCAGGGAGTTGGCGGAGGTAACTGGGGGCTATGGGCACGGCATGCAGGGCCCCCACTactgctcttccttcctctgcactTTCCATGCATAGAGGTCTCTCAGGTAGGTAACTAGGAGTGTCAGAGCCCCTCAGACTGATGCCCGAAGGCACGCTGCCCCTAATTTAGAAATCTGAGTGTTAATATGACAATCTGAAGGAAGGAAGGCTATCTCTAATCcgagtcaatttttttttcttgcaacttGCACCTTTATCACCTTCCCAGTTCTACATTTTCCATCTGTTCCTCTTGTTTTCTGAAATCCTGCCATGTTTCCTGCTCTGACATTACTTTCTCAGCAGGGATATACCATCAGGCTATATTTTGGATGTAGATGCCTTGGTGTGAATAAGCATCCACACGCTTTTCTCAGAATAATATCGTATGAGGGGGTAAATAAAAGAAACTGACTGCTCTGGAAGTCACTTGGCAGGACCTTACTTAAGTGCTAAAAAACTCCAAAATCAAGGGTGTCTGCATATTGTGTATGGAGGgaacaaaaatatttaggaagagtttgttttttttttttttgaggaagattagccctgagctaacatctgctgccaatcctcctctttttgctgaggaaaactggccctgagctaacatccgtgcccatcttcctctactttatatgtgggacgcctgccacagcatggcttgccaagtggtgccatgtcggcagcCGCAATCCAAActgctgaaccctgggctgccagagcggaacatgccaacttaaccgcttCGCCACCGGGGCGCCCCCAGGAAGAGTTTTCACATAGAGAAAACAAAGGGGTCCTAAATATgaggaatggagaaaaaaattacatcttgAGAAGAAAGGATAGTGGAATCTTGATGCAGATGGAGGAGTAGAAGCTGGTGACAGGCTGGAGATGAGAGTGTAGAGCTGGTTTTAGAGCTCAGAGATGAAAGTCTATGGTCCTAAGATTTGTCACAACTGTCCACTTTTGGATCTTCACATCAGTAGCTAGCTTCTTAGCATCTCCAGTTTACAACAAAGAGAGCCCAAACGCAGAGGGGAGCAGTGACTTACTGAGAGTGTCTCCTGTTCAACACCTTGCACTAAGACTAAGCATGAAAGGAACTGAAATAATGAATAAGAGTGAGGCCTGAGTTGTTGGAGCTGGTGAGCCAGGAGGGAAGATAGGAGTCACAAAGCTATAACACagggaaggcaaagaaatgggtacagaaggagaGGCAAACCTATACCTATGAGAGTAGTGGGAGAGAATTGACTACCACTGGCAATGACCAGCCAAGTATTCTTGAAGGAGAGCATCGTTGATCCTGGGCCCTAGAAGGTGGATCGAATGGGTGTGTTCACACATTCTGGGAACCCTGTGGGAGCTGAGGAGCTGTGCTTCATGTTTGGGTAACAGAAAACAGATGAAtcttggtatctttttttttttcaaagattggcacctgagctaacatctgttgccaatcttttttttcttcttcttctccacaaagccccccaatacatagttgtatatcctagttgtgagtgcctctagttgtgctatgtgggacaccacctcagcatggcctgatgagcagtgctgtgtctgcaccctgGATGCGAAATGGAGAATCCCAGGGACGCctaagcagagcacgagaacttaaccactcggccatgggaccagccccaatCTTGGCGTCCTAAGCTACAAGGATGGAAGTTTTGAGAGTTGAGATCAGAAATCTTGATTTAGTACTGGCCATGGAAGGCCTTTAATTCTAGGCTAATGAGTTTGGTTTTGATCCTTTGGTAATGAAGGAGCATTCGAGGTTTCTAGACAGAAAAGTGTCATTTTTAGATttgcctttaaaatatattagtcCTACTCaacattagaaaatgaaatagagataggCATGAGATTTATTAGGAGGCTGTCATTATGGTACAAAAATGCAGTTTCTTGAGCCTGAAGCGTGAGACTGCAGGtggaaggaaatagagaaaggTACTGACAGAGGCACTTTGGAGGCAGTATTTTTATTGGTTGTTACCTGGTTTAACACAGTTTTAATGTAGCAAAATAAACAGTCAAAGTGATGTTTGGATTTTGAGTATCACTATTAAGCATAATGATGGTATTATTCGAAGAGGTGGagaacacagaggagaagacaTTCCGTGGTGTAGAGAAATGATTATTAATCCAGTGGCTTCCAGAAGCTAGATTCTATTCAGTTCTGATGAAATGATTAAGAAATGATTGTCATTAAAGTAAATTATTTGGAGATAAAAGTGGTGCCATAAGTTAAatagagagaagaatgaaaagatgAGTGGAAATATGGGAGTCTAGTGCCTCTTGATGAATGTCTGGAAGGTTATCTCTATGGATGGATGTCTTTCTTTCCATCTGTCTTCTGTCTGTTTGAATGAATGGAAGAACTGAGAGACTAATACAAGAGTAGGGAAGCTTGGGAGTCACGACACGGTAGAAATGTTCAATAGTGTGAGAAAGTAAAAAAACGAAGCAATTACGGTTCGATGAATAAGTGGAATACTCAGGAATAGGGCAGGATAGTCAAGGAAGTAGTGATCACCAGAGTTATTTTCTTAGGTCTTGAATGCAGTGATGTTATAGATTGATAAAGAAAAGAGTTAATAGCTTTGAGTGTGAGAAAGAGCATGGTGGCAATAGGCACAAGTGTAAAGGAAGGCAATGTGACCTGATTAGTGAGctggaaaaattgagaaaattcagACAATTCCAGAAATCTTGGTGACATTGAAAAACGAGGATGAGTGATCTGGTGAAAAAGATTGATTAATGCTATAAAGTGAGGGGCTGGACAGTATCTGAGAGTCTTAAAATATTAGGCCTAGGTCATGGATAAAACCGTGTGTTTGTCCTCCTTACAGGATAATAGTCCTAGAATCTAAGCAGTAATCCCAGCATGGGAAGTAACCCCCACAACAGCTCAGAGTTGCCTACTTTCACCCTGACAGGGCTCCCAGGGCTGGAGACCTCCCAACACTGGATGTTTCTCCTCCTTGGCACTCTCTACGTTGTCTCCATTGTGGGCAATGCCCTCATCCTTTTCATTATCAAGAAGGAGCAGAGCTTGCATCAGCCTATGTACTACTTCCTGTCCCTGCTATCAATTAACGACCTAGGTGTGTCTTTTTCCACGCTGCCCACCGTATTGGCCACATTTTGCTTCCACTTAAGGAAGATCAGTTTTGATTGCTGCATGGTTCAAATGTTCTTTATCCACTTCTTCTCCTTCGTGGAGTCTGGGATCCTGCTAGTTATGAGCTctgatcgctatgtggccatctgtaacccACTGCGCTATGCCACAGTGCTCACTGACGCCCAAGTGGCACGCATGGGCATATCTGTAATCATCCGCAGTTTCTGCATGGTTTTACCACTCCCATTGCTTCTG
This window harbors:
- the LOC106830384 gene encoding olfactory receptor 51I2-like: MGSNPHNSSELPTFTLTGLPGLETSQHWMFLLLGTLYVVSIVGNALILFIIKKEQSLHQPMYYFLSLLSINDLGVSFSTLPTVLATFCFHLRKISFDCCMVQMFFIHFFSFVESGILLVMSSDRYVAICNPLRYATVLTDAQVARMGISVIIRSFCMVLPLPLLLKRLPFCKANVLSHAYCLHSDLIRMPCSNITINNIFGLFIVISAFGLDSALILLSYVLIMRSVLAIASWEERLKTLNTCVSHMCAVLVFYVPMVGVSMAARYGRHAPQYVHTLMSLIYLFVPPMLNPVIYSIKTKQIRQRLCKILLGTKF